In Chelonia mydas isolate rCheMyd1 chromosome 7, rCheMyd1.pri.v2, whole genome shotgun sequence, the sequence ggtcaggaaggaattttcctccagggcagattggaaggccctggaggtttttcgccttcctctgtagcatggggcacgggtcacttgctggaggattctctactccttgaggtctttaaactacaatttgaggacttcaatagcacagatataggtgtgaggtttttttgtaggagtggtgggtgaaattctgtggcctgcgttgtgcaggaggtcagactagatgatcataatggtcccttctgacctaaatatctatgaatctatgaatctatgtaggGGGCAATGTGCTGCAGGAACCAGGGTGGGAGGTTCAGTAAGAGGTGCTTTCACCTTGCAGTCAGTACTGTTCCCAATGCCAGGGCTGCACCGGGGTTGCCGTAAACACTGAAGTGCCATCTGTCCAGTGAGATGTAAAATGGGCCTTGGCCCCTTGTGCTTACTAATGACCATTTGTCCCTTTTCCGACAGTTTCCATCCAGTGGAGAATTTCCACTTCCTGTGCTGAACTGTAGTGCTCTGTGAAGCTGTGAAATAGCCCCCACATCCCACACTGTATCTGAGCTCTGGGTGAGGGATCCTTGTATAAAACAgctccagagccccaccccagaggtggttgcatctTAGTCCCAGGAGAAGGATCCCAGTATAAATAGCCCCTGCACTCCACTCTagaggtggctgcttttcagCCCTCAATGTAACAGATTTCGGagtctggtgggggtggggattacCCTGGTCTCTCCTTCACAGCTCTCCTGTCCCCTTTCACAGGCATGTGAGCTCCATGTGGCCGGGTACAGTTTCTCAGTACTGAACAATGCTTTCCTGGTGCACAAGGGTTTCAAAGTGCCGAGCGAGTTCCATGCACAGAAGGATGCCGAGAATCAGCGCAATAAGGTGCTCTTCCGCCAGTTCAAGCAGGAGCTGAAGCTGAAGTATCCTGGCTCACTGCACCGGTGCTGATGGTCCTGCCATCTCTGGCACAGCTCCTCAGACCTGCCTTCCCCATGACCCTTCATCTGTAGCTTTGGTGTCATAGTGTTTTTAGGGGGCCCTGCCCAATCTGGGCCTGCAACGCCCCCCCTTTCCATTGAGTCATTAACCCCCACATCGGACAGAGGTTTATAGCTAGGGGGGAATCTTTCCAGCCACATCACACTGGATCCTTCACCTGCCCCAACCTGTTGCTGGGGTCATGGATTCCTGTATCCCCTCCTCCAATATACTTCAGCATTCTCCTCCCCAATTTCCCATTGAACAGCAGGCTGTCAGAACAGAGGACCTCCCGCTGCAGCCTGTGTGGGCAGAGGACAGCTGTTTCCTCCCTCAGCAGCTCCCTTGTTATGATTCTTTCCCTTCTTGAGCAAAGAGAAAGGGGCTGTTCTGGACTCAGCATCCCCCTCTCCCTTTCTGTAggtggctgtggggtgggagctAGTATAGGGAttagagaaggggggtggggagtcagGACTTGTGCGATCTTTCCCTATCTCTGAGAGGAGAGTAGGCCCTAGTGGTTAAAGAATGAGGGGCTGAaagtcgggactcctgggttctgttcccagttttgTCACTGATTCTATTTGCCCTCCACCAAGTCCCCTCCCCTTTCTGCAgctcatttttcccctttttgtaaaACGGGAATTAACGCACTGACCTACCTCCTGAGGGCAGGGGGCATGAGGCTTAATTTATGAAGATGCTCAATGCTGCTTGGATGGGGCTGGCAGAGTGCTCTTACCCCACTGTAGGAAATGGCCTGGCATTCAGTCCCCCTGAGTGCAAGCCTTGGCTTAGAACAATAAAGTATGTGGAGGCCAGGGGCATCTCCTCATGGCTGTGTCCTGCTGTGGGTCCTTTCTGTGGTGCTGGGGGCAGTGGCTGGAACTTATCTATCCCACACAGGGCTTTGCTCACTAGATATGGCACTGGTGGGTGGTGGTGACTTCTTGGTGTGCCAGAGCAGGGACCCTCCTGCCAATGCACCCCATGCTGCTCAGGATGGagagaggggagcagagagccaCACAGCCCTGGCCTCTCTCCAGGCCCTTGGGTGATGGGGGCAGTCCCATGGGTGCCATGACAACATTGCAGTTGGGCACCATGGCAAGGGGCCAGAGGTCCTGTGCTAAGGCTGCCCTGGGACTGGGTGCCAAGTGTTATGGCAACGCCGTGACTGGTGCTCGGGCGATGCTGCAATGGCGCTGCAGCAGATTGTGATGAGACTGTCCAGGAATCACCAGGTCCCCTGGTAATGTCATGACCTGGCACCATGGCAACAACCTGACTGGGTGCCATGGTGATGTGTCACAAGCAGGTGCCCATAAGACTAGGTGCCATGGCAACACCAGTTCAGGGGATTCCCCTTAGCCCAACTTTGGGTGTATGTCGCTCACCTCACGCTAGGCTGTGGGCGTCCTGTTGCCATGGGAACATGCGCCATCCTCCACTATCCCATAAGGCCCAGCGCagggggggggcagctgggaacCATAGAGGCAACGGCGCTCTGGTTAACTGGtctccctgattggctggcagAGGATGGGGCGGAGCCAGTAGGTGTGGAGCTTCCGGGTACGGAGAAGCGAAGCGCCTACGGGAGGGAGGCCGGCGGCCTGGGCTCCCCGAGGTACGTGGGGCTCAGAGCAGCGGGAGATGGATTCgtcccagcctcccctccatGGGGTGCTGGATGGTGCATTCCCAGCTGAGATCAATGGAAGCTGGGCTAGAGCAGTGCAGCCCAAGGGGGGAATTCGCTTCCTCCCCTGCTTCTGGAGCTTGTTGGTTCTATCCCCATTGCGATCAAGGGAGGGCAGGCCGGCCCATTGCAACCCCAGGGGGAGAATTTACAGTGGCGGCCGGCCCAGACCATTGCAACTCAAAGGGGAGGGTTGCGGTCCCCGTATTGTGGGGGCTCAATGATCCATTCCCCATTGGAAACGCACTGGGGGCTCACACCATTGAAGGGGTGCGCTATATCCTGCTGTCCCCCTTCATGGGAACCTGAACGGCATCTTCCAAAGCAAACTCAAAGGAACTGGAAGAGACCAAGACATCTCATGGGGGGCGTATGAATTGTGCCCTCCTGCTGTGTATGGAGTTCAGTGGTGCCTTCCCCAGCACGGGAATAGAGCAGACTATGTCAACTGGAGGGGGAATATATAGCAGTGGTACGTCCCTCAGTGCGCTCAAGTGAGCAGAAGATGGGATATACCATTCCcatcaaggggtggggggaacagagtGTCCCCCAGGATTGCACAAATAGCAATAAACCCAGCAGGGAGTTGGGTCAGACCGTGGTTACAgagcgagcagggggctgggagccaggactcctgggttctgttactGCCTCTGCCTGTATTCCCAGCGTTGCtagccctgctccctgctggcTCCAGTGCCCCATGGGCCTGGATTGGGGCCTGCTGTTGGAAGTCAGGTCCCTGCAGTGTTGGcgaggagggagctccaggctcaTGGCACGGGAGCACTGGGGTCACCAGGCTGGCTCCGATGAGGCCAGCACCCATCTCCGCAGAGTCCCATCACGTGTCCCGACACCATTGCAATAGCAGCTACCAGCTGATAGCTCCTCTCTCCCTGACAGAGCGACTGGGCGGCTTCATGGGGCTCCCCTCAAGGTGGCTGCAAATCACAATGCAGTGAGAACAAGGAGTTGCTGGCTCTGGTCTGGCCCCATGGCAGGAGGACTggctggctgagggtgtgggggggaataagaCACAGGGCCTGTCTCCTCTAGGAGGCGCTGGCTCTGGTCTGGCCCCATGTGATATGTATTCAGGGCCCACATGTGGAACAAGTTGTTGGGTCTCAGTGTTGTTCCCAGTGGAAACTGGGGTCCACTAATTATGATGGCCCTGGGGCAAGGGGCTACACATTGGCAGGGGTTGGGGGTTGGAGCTGCCCCTGTCCAGACCCATGCTCTGGGCACACAGGGGGTCCCATGGGTTGGGGGGCAGCTGTCCCTGTCCAGGGTCCCCTGCCCTGCATGTGATGGAGGAGGGCAGTGGGAGGTGCAGTGAAGTAGGACCCTCCCAGATCACCTGGCAATAACCCCTGCCATTGATCATCCAGAGCGCCCATGCCGGTGCACCCGGCGCCCAAGGAggcggaggagatggagggggatggggacTCGGCACCTGAGCTGAATGGCGAAGAGGAGGAGAGCGAGGAGGAGCATAGTGCCAGTCCTTCTGAGTCTGAGGAAGAAAGCTCAGGtactggggtgtggagggggattTGGGATGGGGCTTGGCCCTTCATCAAGGAGCAGTACTGGGGGCTGGCCCTGCTTCCTGGGTAAGAGCCATGGCCCAGCCAGGCCGGTGTCCTCtccccagactcctgggttctgttcccagctttgggAGGAGTGTGGGGTCTAGTGGGCTATAGGGGGATGGGCCTATGaaccaggactcttgggttctgtttGCCCGCTGGGTGAGTGTCCtgactctgtgcttcagttccccggGTGGTCTGTGTGTGGCACTGTGCCCAGGGTGAGCGTGGGCTGGAAGGTACATGTGCTGTGCCCTACAGAGATGGACGAGGAGGACTGTGAGCGGCGCCGCAGTGAGTGCCTGGATGAGATGTGTGACCTGGAGAAGCAGTTCTCTGAGCTCAAGGAAAAGTGAGTCCCCTGTTGACTTCCCCACCCCTGAGGTGCCTGTATCTCAGTGCCAGGCGAGGGATCCTGGTATAAACTGTCCCTGCACcctaccccagagatggctgtgtCTCAGTGCGGGCTGACACGGTGGGCTGGGCAGGCCTGTGCTGTGCTGGGTGGGGTAGGCAGAGCGGGACCATGCTGGGCAGGGCTGGTTGGAAGCGGGGGGCAAGTACAAGCTGGGTGGGCTGGACAGGGCTCAGTCCCTGCTGGTGTACCCTGCAGGCTATTCAAGGAGCGACTGAACCAGGTGAAGGCCAAGCTGGAGGATGTGGCGTCGGGGCGGGCAGCCGAGTACCTCGACCCCCTGGGTGTCCTGCAGAACAACATGAAGATCCGCATCGAGGTGGCTGGtgagctcctggccctgcccatcTGTTATCTGtatcccctgctgccccacaggGGACTGGTCCCACCGCTGAGGAGTtggggtgccagggctcaggaccagggcatggggggagggtggCTGTGTCCCCTGGGCTGTCCTGGTCCAAACAGGCCTCAGAGGGCAGTGACCAGCTCTAAGGGAGCAGCAAGAGTTGAAGGCTCAGtagctgggggcagctgggcttgGGGGGGAAATGACAGGGCCCAGATCCAGTGTGGcccagaggtgggggagggaagagttcAGGAGAGGGGAGGATGGATGGCAGGTGGGGGAGCCGGTGGGAGaggaagttgggggagggggttcaggagaGGCATAGGGGGGACTTAGGcctgcagggtggggtgggaattCAGAGGAGGGTGCTGGCAGGCAGgccctgggagggggctcagcggTGGAGAGATTCAGGCAGGTGGGGGCCAGGCCCACCTGTGGGAAGACGGGGTGAGGCCAAGAGCAGGCAGTTGATGGCAGGGCCCAGAGGGCAGGAATTTCTCAGGGTAGGGGGAGTGATGGAGTGAGGCTGGCGGGGCCCAGGCTGGTGGTGGTAGGAGGGCAGGGACTTGGACTGGGAGCCTCATGGGAGGCTTGGAGTTAGCCAAGGTAGGCATCTCGCAGGGGCTATGGTTGGGCATGGAGGTGGAGGGATGGTGGGTGGGCAGGGGTCACTGGtcccccctctctgcaggcaTCTACAAGGGGCTGTGCCTGGAGGTGGTCAGGAACAAGCACGAGTGTGAGCTGCAGGGAGCACACCAGCACCTGGAGGTGAGGGCCCTCATGAACCCGCTTtgctcttccccgcccccttcAGTCCCATTGCTGAGGTCCCCTGCAGGCCCCCATCTGTCCCTCCCCGCCCCGCAGGAGCCCCCTGCATAAGCCCCCCGATCTTGCCTCTGAGTGCCCCACGGACTGCCCTGCTCCCGCAGACTCTCCATCTACTTCCCAGCTCCAGATGCCGCATCTGTGTGAGCCCAGTGGCTGACTTCTGCACCCCCAGCATTCCCAGGGAGCACCTGTGGGTGACGCCAACCACTGCGGGGGGTCCAGGAATGGGACCAGTTGAGCCAggtgggaggctgggagcccaCAGCCTTGGGGTGGGATTGGGTCTGGCTGCGCCTCCAGGGCCTCCCTAGTGTCCTCTGGGCCAGTGGGGTGGGTCCGTCCTGGCTGCACCCCCCGACCCCGTCCTGTCCACACAGAGTGAGAAGCTGCTGCTGTACGACAACATGCAGAGCGAGCTGCTGGAGCGCATCCAGCGCCTGGAGGATGATCGGCAGAGCATCGACATCACCTCGGGTCAGTGAGCCCTGGGGCCTCCCTCGACCCCCTTCCCCGCCTGCCATTCTCCACGTGTCTCTGCCTCCTGGTCATCCAGGGTGCCTCTAACCTGCTCTCACTTCAGTGTGCCCCCACAATCATCCCCAGCTTGATGCCCCCTGCCACACTGCTGCTGCCCCCCACAGGGCCCCAGTGTCACATCCCCATTACAAAGGCAGCTGTGTCCAGGGTCCCTGCACCCCATGGATCAGACCAACGGGTCCATCCTGCCCAGTATCCTAGCGTTGTTCCCCCTTTCTAGCTGTTCGTTTGCTCCATGTGTGAGGCGAGTTTGCTGGGTCTCAGCCCAGTCCCTCATGGGGCAGGATCGCTGGCCCCCCCACTCCTGGCACAAACCATTCCCTTCATCCCTGTCCCCAGAGGGCACTAACTTCCCCTGCACTGGCAGccccagtggggagagaggattgagtcccctttgccccccagaggcatccctgtggggcagggggaagggagagagggggctGCTGCCaagcaggccccccccccccccagcctggtggGTGGGGCTGTCCTCTGACCCTTGTCCTCTCCTCCTGGGTTAGAGTGGTGGGACGACAAGCTGCGCCCCAAGAACAGCCTCAAGAAGTGGGATCCCTTCCGGCCCGCCAAGAGGAAGAAAGCGCCACTTGTGTCTGATATCCTTACATTGgtatcccatccccctcccccccgctgggcttggggcaaggaccatgctggtgtcccgtcccccccgcccacacacacacacacacacacacacgctctgcTGGTATCTCCCCCCCGCTGGCCATGCTGGTATCTCCTCCCCCAGAACAGACCTATCCCGCCAGGCGTCCCATCAGTCCTGGCCCCTGACCCTTCCAGTCCCAGTGCTGATGTTGGGGAAAGAGGGGGCTGGGATGTCTGGCCCAGGGGCTCCCTGCTCTGTGGTGCCCTGTGGCAGGGAGTCCTGttggctcctggctggctgccacTATCTCCCCATCCTCCGCATCCtggtgctgccccctcccccccaagttgGTGTGAAAGGGAATAGGGCTAAATGATCACCATGGCTGTGTATGGCTACAAGCCCTTAACGTGCCCCTCACGCCCGTACATCGTCTACATGCTGCGGGACATCGACATCCTGGAAGACTGGACGGCCATCAAAAAGGTGAGGCTGACCcacaggacgcctgggtcctttAATAACCCCCGCTTCCTTGGATACCACTGGCCACCCCCCACAATGCCTGAGTCCCTTAAACCCCATCCCACACATCCCTCAGCGACACCACAGGACCCCAAGTCCCTCACACACCCCCGGCCACCCCACACAATGCTTGGATCCCTTAagcctctcccacacacacatgtcccctggctgccccacaggCTGCCTGGGTCCCTTAATAACCACCCTTCACACACCCCCTTAGTTGTGCTGCAGAACACCATGTCCCATAATAATCCcccttcctagctctgccatttgGGATCAAACATGTGGAAATGGGATTGTTTTCATGTGTATTCTTAATATGCCCTTTAAAAGTCACCATTTGCATAGctgggccagaagctgggagccaggactcctggggtctgtccccggctctgggagcagagctggggaggggtctagtgggttagagtgatggggagggtggggctgggaaccaagactcctgggttctatccccagctgtggGCAGAGAGTGGgcgctgggagtcaggactccctgGTTCTGTTCACTGATGCTGAGTGAGTCCcttaccctgtgcctcagtttccccatctgtcacaCAGGCTAATGCTGCCATCCTTCCTGGGGGACCAGCATGGGTGGGGTCTGCATAGTTCTGTGAGCAGTTGCAGGGGGTTGAGCACGCTCCCTGCATAAGCCCCTTTAATCGTCTTGTCTCTCCCTACAGGCTAAAGCAGCCGTATCcccccagaaaagaaaatcagatggTAAGAGCTGGGGAAGGGATAAGATATGGGGCCTCTCCTCTCTAGGGGCACCAGCTCCagtctggccccagggcagggaactggctggctcaggtGTTCAGGGAGTGAGGCGCTGGCTCTGACCTGGGCCCCCCTGAATCCCAGCCgtgtccctcctgccccttcaTGGCTCCTCGCCAGCCATCTTGTTGCCCTCCACCACCCTGCACAGATCCCCCTTGCCACCTCTGGTCTCCCCCAGTGCCTCAGCCAGGACACGAGCTAACCTGGTCCTGCTGCTGCGAGCAGGGCCCATCCTCAGGTATGTAGGGCTGTGCCTGCCCCCCCAGCATTGaccacctctctccccccagtgctGGTGAAGGTGGAGAAGCCGGGGGCCCAATTCTCAGCCCGCTGTGAGGACGGGCGGCTGCATTACGAGGGCGAGATCTACAGCAAAGGGCAGAGCGTCATCCTGGAGGTCGGGGACGAGGCGCCCGCGCAGTGAGTggccagggactggctggctggaggGGATGGGCCACGGAGCCTTTTCCCTCTAGGAGgcaccagctctgatccagccccaaggcaggggactggctggctcagggggcagggaataggatacagggcctttcccctgtagGGGGTACTAGCTCTAATCCAGTCCCAGGGCGGGGGAGGCAACGCAACTGACTGTCTTTGGGGGCCTGGTGTGACCCCTGCTCTCCCCCGCAGGGCTGTGATCACGGCTGTCAGCACTGGGGAGGTCTGGCTGCGCCGGGAGGATGGCACCAAGACCAAAATCTATGTCTCACAGCTGCAGAAGGGCAAGTACTCGGTGCACAAGGCCTGAGCGGGCCCTCTCGTGGCTCAGCCCTGCGGCTCGGCACAGGCCTCCTCCTGGAAACCAACGGCCCACGGACCCTCCCCGGCGCAGCGAGTGGCTGGGCTTGCTCTCCCCTTGCACTAGGACTCCGATGGAGAGGACTCTGGGGCCCTGCCCGGCAGCGTGTTCCCATGGCCAGCGCTCCCGCCTCAGATCCCTGCAGACAGGCCAGCACGAGGCTTCACTGCTCGCTTCCCTCACTAGGACTCTGATGTTTGTAGCAATCTTGGGGGGCTGCACGTAAACCCCGGTGCCTGGGGCTGTTGTGCCCCCCAGGGAAATAGGGGTGCTGGTTccaggggcttcagcaggagaagCCCTGGGCCTCAGCCAGCCCCCTGGAAGCGTTCACATTAAAAACCAAGTGAAACATACAACTCTTGGCTCTTTGATTCATTTCAGCATATGCTGGGGAATGGGGAGTGGGGCATGGGCCTTTTCTCTTCTAGGGGACGCCAACTCCGTTCTGGCTccagggtgggctggggatggagggtgaGTGGGGTGTCCCCTTGCTGGGGCGCAGAGGATCCCCAGCTCcaagccagccccgccccagctGTGTGCACCGTCTCTTGTCTCTGAGACCCTCCAGAACAGCTGGCCCTTAGGGGGGTCATTGCAGCATCAGGGCACCCCCTGACTCCAACCTGCTTTGATTCTGGGACACCCACCC encodes:
- the BRMS1 gene encoding breast cancer metastasis-suppressor 1 isoform X1 → MPVHPAPKEAEEMEGDGDSAPELNGEEEESEEEHSASPSESEEESSEMDEEDCERRRSECLDEMCDLEKQFSELKEKLFKERLNQVKAKLEDVASGRAAEYLDPLGVLQNNMKIRIEVAGIYKGLCLEVVRNKHECELQGAHQHLESEKLLLYDNMQSELLERIQRLEDDRQSIDITSEWWDDKLRPKNSLKKWDPFRPAKRKKAPLVSGPYIVYMLRDIDILEDWTAIKKAKAAVSPQKRKSDVLVKVEKPGAQFSARCEDGRLHYEGEIYSKGQSVILEVGDEAPAHCRRASTRCTRPERALSWLSPAARHRPPPGNQRPTDPPRRSEWLGLLSPCTRTPMERTLGPCPAACSHGQRSRLRSLQTGQHEASLLASLTRTLMFVAILGGCT
- the BRMS1 gene encoding breast cancer metastasis-suppressor 1 isoform X2, which codes for MRPAPISAESHHVSRHHCNSSYQLIAPLSLTERLGGFMGLPSRAPMPVHPAPKEAEEMEGDGDSAPELNGEEEESEEEHSASPSESEEESSEMDEEDCERRRSECLDEMCDLEKQFSELKEKLFKERLNQVKAKLEDVASGRAAEYLDPLGVLQNNMKIRIEVAGIYKGLCLEVVRNKHECELQGAHQHLESEKLLLYDNMQSELLERIQRLEDDRQSIDITSEWWDDKLRPKNSLKKWDPFRPAKRKKAPLVSGPYIVYMLRDIDILEDWTAIKKAKAAVSPQKRKSDVLVKVEKPGAQFSARCEDGRLHYEGEIYSKGQSVILEVGDEAPAQAVITAVSTGEVWLRREDGTKTKIYVSQLQKGKYSVHKA